From a region of the uncultured Desulfatiglans sp. genome:
- the hrpA gene encoding ATP-dependent RNA helicase HrpA, with the protein METIDEKEAWLAEEMNRSNSQKSRDERMRRIRQEMAGAMLMDQAALAKGLKSLLASLKKGDVPQEEVGRRFEWLEKRLSASVLECERRRRELPRLDFPENLPITSRKDDLIRAIQAHRVVIVAGETGSGKSTQLPKMCLAAGRGIAGRVGCTQPRRIAAATIARRIAEELGEELGRSVGYKVRFKDRTDPRAYIKVVTDGMLLAETQGDRHLFEYDTLIIDEAHERSLNIDFLLGILRNLLEVRPELKVIVTSATLDTAKFSAFFGDAPVIEVSGRMYPVEVVYTPLDPERESEGDVTYVDLAVEAVDSLRKTRLPGDVLIFMPTEQDILETCERLEGRRFPGVTVLPLFARLPASEQGRVYAVSGPKIVVATNVAETSLTIPGIRYVIDTGLARISRYVPRTRTTSLPISPISMSSADQRKGRCGRVQNGVCIRLYSEEDYASRVPFTPPEVLRSNLAEVILRMIALGLGDIAAFPFVDRPNPRSVKDGFDLLEELGAIRRRGRKVLLTEKGRLMARMPLDPKIARMMLEAVHEGCVDETAVIAAALSVQDPRERPLDKAAQADQMHAPFKDPDSDFVTLLNIWKRYHGHWAGLKTQNQMRRFCRTHFLSFPRMREWIYIHEQIVSILKEQRLKGPVEPAAAGRDPLYDRLHRAVLSGFLSNIALRKEKNLYQAARGREVMVHPGSSLFNRGRPWIVAAEIVKTSRLFARTVARIDPGWLEALGGDLCRRSYAEPHWEKSRGEVRAYEQVTLYGLPIVSRRPVSYGSIRPEEAHRIFVQSGLVERSIRGPLGFLKHNQALMEAIGAMEEKIRRRGLMVNEEAVAEFYSSRLAGVCDVRTLKKVIREKGGDSFLRMREEDLVQELPDREELERYPDRMVLGNKIFSCSYRFSPGAEEDGVTIRIPAGALSEVPAERLEWGVPGLYREKIAALIKGLPKRYRKQLVPASATVDIIVAEMEQGSRPLISSLARFVHERFGVEIPATEWAAVDLPEYLKMRVAVVDEQGKELESGRDIHLLEHPGGTAPHAVDTLPQWKDAQAQWEKEDVRDWTVGDLPERIPLDDHLDAYPVLAPEDGGRVSLRLFPDRDQAAAVHRQGVKRLLELRLAKDLKYLRRFLSLAKEASPGAVYFGGARRVEEQIYEAVLERSLALDLRNQEAFDRHAAVLREGLFEEAAVLREQVEKVLKSFEETRGALYDLERANATNEEVLALCAGLRSELDVLLPSDFIRWYDPDQLSNMPRYLKAIQLRAERGAYDPAKDRRKQADVDPFVEALQKMTDALSPRTSLEKREALEAFRWMVEELKVSLFAQELKTLYPVSPKRLEEKRKELERMI; encoded by the coding sequence ATGGAGACCATCGATGAAAAGGAAGCATGGCTGGCAGAGGAAATGAACCGGTCGAACAGTCAAAAATCCAGGGATGAACGGATGCGCCGCATCCGGCAGGAGATGGCCGGTGCCATGTTGATGGACCAGGCGGCACTGGCGAAAGGGCTCAAATCGCTGCTGGCCTCGCTGAAGAAGGGCGATGTCCCGCAGGAAGAGGTGGGCAGGCGTTTCGAATGGCTGGAGAAAAGGCTTTCCGCCTCGGTACTCGAATGCGAGCGGCGGCGGAGAGAGCTCCCCCGGCTCGATTTTCCGGAGAATCTTCCCATCACCTCACGGAAGGACGACCTGATTCGGGCCATTCAGGCGCATCGGGTGGTGATCGTCGCGGGGGAGACCGGCTCCGGCAAGAGCACCCAACTCCCGAAGATGTGTCTCGCGGCGGGCCGCGGCATTGCGGGTCGGGTCGGCTGCACCCAGCCGCGGCGCATCGCCGCCGCCACGATCGCCAGGCGGATCGCCGAGGAACTCGGGGAGGAGCTGGGCCGGTCGGTGGGTTACAAGGTGCGCTTCAAGGACCGCACAGACCCGCGGGCCTACATCAAGGTCGTGACCGACGGGATGCTCCTGGCCGAGACGCAGGGGGATCGCCATCTGTTTGAATACGACACCCTGATCATCGACGAGGCCCACGAGCGCAGCCTCAACATCGATTTTCTCCTCGGGATCCTGCGCAACCTGCTCGAGGTGCGGCCGGAGCTGAAGGTGATCGTCACCTCGGCCACGCTCGACACCGCCAAGTTCTCCGCCTTCTTCGGCGACGCCCCGGTGATCGAGGTGAGCGGCCGGATGTACCCGGTCGAGGTCGTCTATACGCCGCTCGACCCGGAGAGAGAAAGCGAGGGGGATGTCACTTACGTGGACCTGGCCGTGGAGGCCGTCGACAGTCTGCGAAAGACCCGCCTGCCGGGGGACGTCCTGATCTTCATGCCGACCGAGCAGGACATTCTCGAGACGTGTGAACGGCTGGAAGGGAGGCGTTTCCCCGGTGTGACGGTTCTTCCCCTCTTCGCCCGTCTGCCGGCCTCCGAGCAGGGGCGGGTCTATGCGGTCAGCGGGCCCAAGATCGTGGTGGCGACGAACGTCGCCGAGACCTCCCTGACGATCCCGGGCATCCGGTATGTCATCGACACGGGCCTGGCGCGGATCTCCCGCTATGTCCCGCGGACGCGGACGACCAGCCTGCCGATCAGCCCCATCTCGATGAGCAGCGCCGACCAGCGCAAGGGGCGATGCGGCCGGGTGCAGAACGGTGTGTGCATCCGTCTGTATTCGGAGGAGGACTACGCATCGCGGGTTCCTTTCACGCCCCCGGAGGTGCTGCGCTCGAACCTGGCGGAGGTGATCCTCCGGATGATCGCGCTGGGGCTCGGCGACATAGCGGCCTTTCCCTTCGTGGACCGGCCCAACCCGCGGAGCGTCAAGGACGGCTTCGATCTCCTGGAGGAGCTGGGGGCGATCCGGCGCAGGGGCCGGAAGGTCCTCCTGACGGAGAAGGGCCGCCTCATGGCGCGCATGCCTCTGGACCCGAAGATCGCGCGGATGATGCTCGAGGCGGTCCATGAGGGCTGCGTCGATGAAACGGCGGTGATCGCCGCGGCGCTGAGCGTCCAGGACCCCCGCGAGAGGCCCCTGGACAAGGCCGCCCAGGCCGATCAGATGCACGCCCCGTTCAAGGATCCGGACTCGGATTTCGTGACCCTCCTGAACATCTGGAAGCGCTACCACGGTCACTGGGCCGGTCTGAAGACCCAGAACCAGATGCGCCGTTTCTGCAGGACGCATTTCCTGTCCTTTCCCCGCATGCGGGAGTGGATTTACATCCATGAGCAGATCGTTTCGATCCTGAAAGAGCAGCGGCTGAAAGGACCGGTTGAACCGGCCGCAGCCGGTCGCGACCCGCTTTACGACCGGCTCCATCGGGCGGTCCTGAGCGGCTTCCTTTCCAACATCGCGCTCAGAAAGGAGAAGAACCTCTACCAGGCGGCGCGGGGTCGTGAGGTCATGGTCCATCCGGGATCGAGCCTTTTCAACAGAGGGCGGCCCTGGATCGTCGCGGCTGAGATCGTCAAGACCTCGCGGCTGTTCGCCCGAACCGTGGCCCGCATCGATCCGGGCTGGCTCGAGGCCCTTGGTGGGGACCTGTGCCGCCGGAGCTATGCGGAGCCTCATTGGGAGAAATCGCGCGGTGAGGTGAGGGCCTATGAGCAGGTCACCCTTTACGGCCTCCCGATCGTGTCGAGGCGGCCGGTATCCTACGGGTCCATCCGCCCGGAGGAGGCCCACCGGATCTTCGTCCAGTCGGGCCTGGTCGAAAGAAGCATCAGGGGGCCCCTGGGGTTTTTGAAGCACAACCAGGCCTTGATGGAGGCCATCGGCGCCATGGAGGAGAAGATCCGCCGCCGCGGCCTGATGGTGAACGAGGAGGCCGTGGCTGAATTCTACTCGTCCAGGCTCGCCGGGGTGTGCGATGTCAGAACCCTCAAAAAGGTGATCCGCGAAAAAGGCGGGGATTCCTTTCTGCGCATGCGGGAGGAGGACCTGGTGCAGGAGCTTCCGGATCGGGAGGAGTTGGAGCGATACCCGGACCGGATGGTGCTCGGAAACAAGATTTTCAGCTGTTCCTACCGGTTTTCCCCCGGTGCGGAGGAGGACGGCGTAACGATCCGCATACCGGCGGGGGCCCTTTCGGAGGTGCCGGCCGAACGACTCGAATGGGGGGTGCCGGGCCTGTACCGTGAAAAGATCGCTGCCTTGATCAAAGGCCTTCCCAAGCGTTACCGGAAGCAGCTGGTCCCGGCTTCCGCCACGGTGGATATCATTGTGGCGGAGATGGAACAGGGGAGTCGCCCGCTTATCAGCTCCCTGGCCCGGTTCGTCCACGAGCGTTTCGGGGTGGAGATCCCCGCGACCGAATGGGCGGCGGTGGATCTGCCCGAATACCTCAAGATGCGGGTGGCGGTCGTGGACGAGCAGGGGAAGGAACTGGAGTCGGGCCGCGATATCCACCTGCTCGAACACCCCGGGGGGACGGCGCCCCACGCGGTGGACACCCTGCCTCAGTGGAAGGACGCGCAGGCGCAGTGGGAGAAGGAAGACGTCAGAGACTGGACCGTGGGCGACCTCCCGGAGCGCATCCCTCTCGACGACCACCTCGACGCGTACCCGGTGCTGGCGCCCGAAGACGGCGGCCGTGTGAGCCTGCGCCTGTTTCCGGATCGTGATCAGGCCGCCGCGGTGCACCGGCAGGGGGTCAAGCGCCTGCTCGAGCTTCGTCTCGCAAAGGATCTGAAGTATCTCAGGCGCTTTCTGTCGCTCGCGAAGGAGGCCTCGCCCGGCGCTGTCTATTTCGGCGGAGCACGCAGGGTGGAAGAGCAGATCTACGAGGCCGTCCTCGAACGCTCCCTCGCGTTGGACCTTCGGAACCAGGAGGCATTCGACCGGCATGCGGCGGTCCTCCGTGAAGGCCTATTCGAGGAGGCGGCCGTGCTGCGTGAGCAGGTCGAAAAGGTCTTGAAATCATTCGAGGAGACCCGTGGCGCGCTCTATGACCTCGAGCGGGCCAATGCGACGAACGAAGAGGTCCTGGCCCTTTGCGCCGGCCTTCGCAGCGAACTCGATGTCCTCCTGCCGTCGGATTTCATCCGGTGGTACGACCCCGATCAGCTCTCCAACATGCCCCGCTACCTGAAGGCGATCCAGTTGAGGGCTGAACGCGGGGCCTACGACCCCGCCAAGGACCGCCGGAAGCAGGCCGATGTCGATCCCTTCGTCGAGGCCCTCCAGAAGATGACCGACGCCCTTTCCCCGCGCACCTCCCTGGAGAAGCGCGAGGCGCTCGAAGCCTTTCGCTGGATGGTGGAGGAGTTGAAGGTGTCGCTCTTCGCCCAGGAACTGAAGACCCTCTACCCCGTCTCCCCCAAGCGCCTGGAGGAAAAGCGGAAAGAGCTCGAGCGGATGATCTGA
- a CDS encoding putative Acetophenone carboxylase alpha subunit (Evidence 3 : Putative function from multiple computational evidences), with the protein MDIGGTFTDAIFSSRRSMTLIKVDTTRHDLSVCFRKALERARETLGFESVRQCLSSVRVIRLSTSLSTNLILERKGLCIGLILTAGWKEAFLGKGIFPDGSGVLVEPEMVIEVGAESEESEVREAAYRLILRGADILVISLDGGKEGFLQAEGRARAVIHRYYANHFIGSIPVVSGGQLSRVREYLPRTSRIVFNTYAHHAVSGPFLAIEDYLRENGYPHPLLLVHADGGTSRVSKSTAERTISSGAAAGVFGALRFSRIYGVKNALTVDIGGTSTELGVIRGGEMVWCRRGSEADSSRGLPIAVTIGIGGGSVVRLDDTGRVHLGPGSVGAFPGPACYGLGGAEPTLTDAFLILGYFDEGYFLGGERRLKRTLAEKVFQERVAGIWGVSCEEAALRVKEEAVRRIAEEIRTVIARFGLDPVNTALFAVGGCGGCMGCALCEATGLRELRIFRQGSVFGAFGTSGMDVLHRYEEEVNLGLEPAAERGLEVCDRINGAVLALQRRAFQDMAAEGFQPEGIQFESALEIAAEASGIRRSCDCPTAFIWPGDWNAVRKRIGRLFGGDGAEVDGRGLRLVGIALTAVAHVPHAEPDALVRLDETGSTGLERRFYGQGGHWFDACVHRWDALKVPRKVSGPCILESRETTVVVSPGYEMALDKRRNARISRSDAVARFEGGLDEDFHY; encoded by the coding sequence ATGGACATCGGGGGGACTTTCACCGACGCGATCTTCTCGAGCAGACGCTCGATGACGTTGATCAAGGTGGATACGACGCGTCATGATTTGAGCGTCTGCTTCAGAAAGGCGCTCGAAAGAGCGCGGGAAACCTTGGGCTTCGAGTCTGTCCGCCAATGTCTTTCGTCTGTCCGGGTGATCCGTCTTTCGACGAGTCTGTCAACCAATCTGATCTTGGAGCGAAAGGGACTCTGTATAGGATTGATCCTGACGGCGGGATGGAAAGAGGCCTTTTTGGGGAAAGGAATTTTTCCCGATGGTTCAGGGGTGCTTGTGGAGCCGGAGATGGTGATCGAGGTAGGGGCTGAATCCGAAGAATCGGAGGTCCGTGAAGCGGCTTACCGGCTGATTCTGAGGGGCGCCGACATACTGGTCATCAGTCTGGATGGAGGGAAGGAGGGCTTTCTGCAGGCCGAAGGGCGCGCCAGGGCCGTTATCCACCGTTACTACGCCAACCACTTCATCGGGTCGATCCCCGTGGTCAGCGGCGGGCAATTGAGCCGGGTCCGGGAATATCTGCCGCGCACCAGCCGGATCGTTTTCAACACCTATGCCCACCATGCGGTCTCAGGACCCTTCCTGGCCATCGAAGACTATCTGCGGGAAAACGGGTATCCGCATCCGCTGCTGCTTGTGCACGCGGACGGAGGTACTTCGCGGGTATCGAAGTCCACGGCGGAGCGGACCATCAGCTCAGGGGCCGCTGCGGGGGTGTTCGGCGCGCTGAGATTCTCCCGGATCTATGGGGTAAAGAATGCCCTCACGGTGGACATCGGGGGGACAAGCACCGAGCTCGGCGTTATCCGGGGCGGCGAGATGGTGTGGTGCCGGCGGGGGAGCGAAGCCGATTCTTCGCGAGGATTGCCCATCGCTGTGACCATCGGGATCGGAGGGGGCTCGGTCGTCCGGTTGGACGATACGGGGCGGGTCCATCTGGGGCCGGGGAGTGTCGGGGCGTTTCCCGGACCTGCCTGCTATGGCCTGGGGGGTGCGGAGCCGACCCTGACGGATGCCTTTCTGATCCTGGGATACTTCGACGAAGGCTATTTTCTGGGTGGAGAAAGACGCTTGAAGCGGACTCTCGCCGAGAAGGTCTTTCAGGAGCGGGTCGCCGGCATATGGGGGGTTTCCTGTGAGGAGGCCGCCTTGCGCGTCAAGGAGGAGGCCGTCAGGCGGATTGCGGAAGAGATCCGGACGGTGATCGCGCGCTTCGGCCTCGATCCGGTGAACACGGCGCTTTTTGCTGTCGGCGGATGCGGCGGGTGCATGGGGTGTGCTTTGTGCGAGGCGACGGGGCTCCGTGAGCTCCGAATTTTCCGGCAGGGATCGGTCTTCGGCGCCTTCGGGACGAGCGGGATGGACGTGTTGCATCGCTATGAGGAAGAGGTGAACCTGGGCCTCGAGCCCGCTGCGGAGAGGGGTCTGGAGGTGTGCGACCGGATCAACGGTGCCGTTTTGGCCCTCCAGCGAAGAGCCTTTCAGGATATGGCGGCCGAGGGCTTCCAGCCGGAAGGAATCCAGTTCGAATCGGCCCTGGAGATCGCGGCCGAAGCGTCAGGGATCAGGCGGAGCTGTGATTGCCCCACGGCGTTTATATGGCCGGGGGATTGGAATGCCGTCCGAAAGCGGATCGGGCGGCTTTTTGGCGGGGACGGGGCCGAGGTCGACGGGCGCGGTCTCCGCCTTGTGGGGATCGCCCTGACGGCTGTGGCGCATGTCCCCCATGCCGAGCCCGATGCCCTGGTGCGTCTCGACGAGACCGGCAGCACCGGCCTCGAACGGCGGTTTTACGGCCAGGGGGGGCATTGGTTCGACGCCTGCGTTCATCGGTGGGATGCGTTGAAGGTCCCCCGGAAGGTTTCGGGTCCCTGCATTCTCGAAAGCCGGGAGACGACCGTGGTCGTTTCCCCGGGATATGAGATGGCGCTCGACAAACGTCGAAATGCGAGGATTTCCCGATCCGATGCGGTGGCGCGTTTCGAGGGAGGGCTGGATGAAGATTTCCATTACTGA
- a CDS encoding ABC transporter, ATP-binding protein, translating to MTAFGEYGYMEEGHLGRPYDFKLLRRLARYTLPYRKTAALALCLTLLITLVDLTVPYLTKIAIDRYILAAWYTLDVQSLAPAEREALEVRFAGALEESRDGALWVLSHEAAKGMDPALRHALESRGAMETGRFYRVDAAVWKEIASRAPAGAGVPLRDGAAILPYSSLEQLPPETIERIRSRDLTGVLRIAAFFFILLLLSFGLSYLEYVLLEYVGQHVMQDIRVQLFETMTAQAVRFFDRHPLGRLVTRMTNDVDNLNEMFKSVVITVFKDLFLLTGILIVLLSLNWRLALVAFIFLPFIFGITLLFSRLAREAFRDLRATVAKINAFLQERISGMRVIQLFVQERRQMETFREINQANYLAGMRQIKVFALFMPLMELFSSLAVAILIWYGGGKVVQDELTLGALVAFIGYMQMFFKPIRDISEKYNIMQSAMASTERIFEFMDQDETIPEHPAPYAPETLRGEVAFRDVSFAYEEGQPVLKHVSFEVNPGETLAIVGATGSGKTTIINLLERFYDPDEGAVFLDGRDLREWSPSALHRRMSLCMQDVFIFAGTLAENISMGREDLGPEAVREAASKANALSFIERLPGGLNQTIGEGGATLSAGERQLLSFARALAADPPVLILDEATSSVDPETERLIQEAITRMASRRTTLIVAHRLSTIRHADRILVMHHGRICEQGDHDALMARKGIYYKLSRLRSGA from the coding sequence ATGACCGCTTTTGGGGAATACGGCTACATGGAGGAGGGGCACCTTGGAAGGCCCTACGATTTCAAGCTTCTGAGGCGCCTGGCCCGCTATACCCTGCCGTACAGGAAGACCGCCGCCCTGGCCCTCTGCCTGACGCTGCTCATCACCTTGGTCGACCTCACGGTCCCCTATCTGACCAAGATCGCCATCGACCGCTACATCCTGGCCGCGTGGTACACCCTGGACGTCCAAAGCCTCGCGCCGGCCGAGCGCGAGGCCCTGGAGGTCCGGTTCGCCGGGGCGCTGGAAGAAAGCCGCGACGGGGCCCTGTGGGTGCTGAGCCACGAAGCCGCGAAGGGAATGGACCCGGCGCTCCGCCATGCGCTCGAGTCGCGCGGCGCGATGGAGACCGGCCGTTTCTACCGGGTTGACGCCGCCGTCTGGAAGGAAATCGCATCCCGGGCACCGGCCGGGGCGGGGGTGCCGCTCAGAGACGGCGCCGCTATCCTCCCTTATTCATCCCTGGAGCAGCTCCCGCCTGAAACGATCGAGCGGATCCGTTCGAGAGACCTCACGGGGGTCCTTCGGATCGCCGCCTTCTTCTTCATCCTGCTGCTCCTCTCGTTCGGATTGAGCTACCTCGAATACGTCCTCCTGGAATACGTGGGCCAGCATGTCATGCAGGACATCCGCGTCCAGCTCTTCGAGACCATGACGGCCCAGGCCGTGCGCTTTTTCGACCGGCACCCGCTCGGACGCCTCGTCACCCGCATGACCAACGACGTCGACAATCTGAACGAAATGTTCAAATCCGTAGTCATCACGGTCTTCAAGGACCTCTTTCTGCTGACGGGGATCCTCATCGTCCTGCTGAGCCTCAACTGGCGTCTGGCCCTGGTGGCCTTCATCTTTCTCCCGTTCATCTTCGGCATCACGCTGCTCTTCAGCCGCCTGGCCCGCGAGGCCTTCCGCGACCTGCGCGCGACCGTGGCCAAGATCAACGCCTTCCTGCAGGAGCGCATCAGCGGCATGCGCGTCATCCAGCTCTTCGTACAGGAGAGGCGGCAGATGGAGACCTTCAGGGAGATCAACCAGGCCAATTATCTGGCCGGCATGCGGCAGATCAAGGTCTTCGCCCTGTTCATGCCCCTCATGGAGCTCTTTTCCTCTCTGGCGGTAGCCATCCTCATCTGGTATGGAGGCGGAAAGGTCGTCCAGGACGAGTTGACCCTGGGGGCCCTCGTGGCTTTCATCGGCTATATGCAGATGTTCTTCAAGCCGATCCGGGACATCTCCGAAAAATACAACATCATGCAGTCCGCGATGGCCTCGACGGAGCGGATCTTCGAGTTCATGGACCAGGATGAGACCATCCCGGAACACCCCGCGCCTTACGCCCCGGAGACCCTGCGCGGCGAGGTGGCCTTCCGGGACGTCTCCTTCGCCTACGAAGAGGGTCAGCCGGTCCTCAAACACGTCTCCTTCGAGGTCAACCCGGGGGAGACCCTCGCGATCGTCGGGGCCACGGGGTCCGGCAAGACGACGATCATCAATCTCCTCGAACGCTTCTACGATCCGGATGAAGGGGCTGTGTTTCTGGACGGAAGAGACCTGCGGGAATGGTCCCCATCCGCCCTGCACCGGCGCATGAGCCTCTGCATGCAGGACGTCTTCATCTTTGCCGGCACCCTGGCCGAGAATATCTCCATGGGGCGTGAGGATCTGGGGCCGGAGGCCGTCCGCGAGGCCGCCTCCAAAGCCAACGCCCTTTCCTTCATCGAGCGGCTGCCGGGCGGGCTGAACCAGACGATCGGCGAAGGCGGAGCAACGCTCTCCGCCGGTGAGCGGCAGCTCCTGTCGTTTGCGAGGGCCCTGGCGGCCGACCCGCCCGTCCTGATCCTCGACGAGGCCACCTCGAGCGTCGACCCGGAGACCGAAAGACTGATCCAGGAAGCCATCACGCGCATGGCCTCGCGCCGGACCACCCTGATCGTGGCCCACCGGCTTTCGACCATCCGGCATGCGGACCGCATCCTCGTGATGCACCATGGCCGGATCTGCGAGCAGGGCGACCACGACGCCCTCATGGCCCGCAAGGGGATCTACTACAAGCTGAGCCGCCTCCGTTCCGGTGCCTGA
- a CDS encoding ABC transporter, ATP-binding protein (fragment): MPQTLSRALRPFTPLKPIFHENRWAIVLGLTSLLIVDALQLLIPLVIRSAVDDLTHRTATGIILLRQASLILGLALAIGVFRYVWRLLIMGHSRRVERELRMRLYAKMQQLSPAFYHRTRTGDLMARAINDLNAVRMATGMGLVAFTDGFVLGLAAVGFMVAIDVKLAVISLIPAPLIVVLTRILTRRMSAGFDAVQHSFSEVTERVRESFAGIRVLKAYHRERWAHERVRREGEKYVGVNLRLAKTLGLFFPLMAIFTNAGLAVVIGLGGRLAILGDITTGDFVAFTSYLNLLTWPMMAMGWVTNLIQRGRASLDHVVSGL, from the coding sequence ATGCCTCAAACCCTTTCACGGGCCCTGCGCCCGTTCACACCCCTCAAACCGATCTTTCACGAGAACCGGTGGGCCATCGTCCTGGGGCTGACAAGCCTCCTGATTGTCGACGCGCTGCAGCTCCTCATCCCGCTCGTGATCCGGAGCGCTGTCGACGACCTCACGCACCGCACCGCCACCGGGATCATCCTCCTGCGGCAGGCCTCCTTGATCCTGGGCCTCGCCCTGGCCATCGGGGTGTTCCGTTACGTCTGGCGTCTCCTCATCATGGGGCACTCGCGGAGGGTCGAACGGGAGCTCCGGATGCGCCTCTACGCCAAGATGCAGCAGCTGAGCCCCGCTTTCTACCACCGCACGAGGACCGGGGATCTCATGGCGCGGGCCATCAACGATCTCAATGCCGTGCGCATGGCCACAGGAATGGGCCTGGTGGCCTTTACCGACGGCTTCGTTCTGGGCCTGGCCGCCGTCGGCTTCATGGTGGCCATCGATGTCAAGCTGGCCGTCATCTCCCTGATCCCGGCTCCGCTGATCGTGGTCCTGACTCGCATCCTCACCCGTCGCATGTCGGCCGGCTTCGATGCCGTCCAGCACTCTTTTTCGGAGGTGACGGAGCGGGTGAGGGAAAGCTTCGCGGGCATCCGGGTCCTCAAGGCCTATCACCGTGAACGATGGGCGCACGAGCGGGTGCGGCGGGAGGGCGAGAAGTATGTCGGCGTAAACCTGCGACTCGCGAAAACCCTGGGCCTCTTCTTTCCGCTGATGGCCATTTTCACCAACGCCGGTCTCGCCGTCGTGATCGGGCTCGGCGGCCGGCTGGCCATCCTCGGCGACATCACCACGGGCGACTTCGTCGCCTTCACAAGCTACCTGAATCTCCTCACCTGGCCGATGATGGCCATGGGATGGGTTACAAACCTGATACAACGTGGTCGGGCCTCGCTGGACCACGTTGTATCAGGTTTGTAA
- a CDS encoding fused lipid transporter subunits of ABC superfamily: membrane component; ATP-binding component (fragment), translating into MAITSTPGDFVALISYLGLLTWPMMAMGWVTNLLQRGSASMRRINRVLDELPEIEEPAAPAAVKALRGEVRMENLTFTYPSQNRPALREIRLRIEPGETVALVGRVGSGKSTLLQIIPRLMPPPPGTVFLDGYAVEALPIATLRRQIAFVTQEPFVFSDTIRNNVLFGRRGLTEEQVRDTLDAAGILDEVDQFDRGLDTILGERGITLSGGQRQRLTIARALVLDAPILILDDALAMVDTRTEEAILNSLFSMRRGRTNLIVSHRVSTIRRADRILVLDEGRLVEEGDHTSLLRRRGLYAALYEKELLSRSLETEADA; encoded by the coding sequence ATGGCCATCACCAGTACGCCCGGTGACTTTGTGGCCCTTATCAGCTACCTGGGGTTACTTACCTGGCCGATGATGGCCATGGGCTGGGTGACAAACCTCCTCCAGCGCGGGTCGGCCTCGATGCGGCGCATCAACCGCGTCCTCGACGAACTGCCGGAGATCGAAGAACCCGCAGCGCCGGCCGCCGTCAAAGCCCTCCGCGGCGAGGTCCGCATGGAGAATCTGACCTTCACTTACCCGTCTCAAAACCGGCCGGCCCTCCGGGAGATCCGCCTCCGCATCGAACCCGGGGAAACCGTGGCCCTCGTCGGCCGCGTGGGATCGGGGAAAAGCACCCTGCTTCAGATCATCCCCCGCCTGATGCCCCCGCCGCCAGGGACGGTCTTCCTGGATGGATATGCCGTCGAGGCCCTGCCGATCGCGACGCTCAGGCGGCAGATCGCCTTCGTGACCCAGGAACCCTTCGTGTTCTCGGACACCATCCGCAACAACGTCCTTTTCGGCCGCCGGGGGCTCACGGAGGAGCAGGTCAGGGACACCCTCGACGCCGCCGGCATCCTCGATGAAGTCGACCAGTTCGACAGAGGCCTCGACACCATCCTCGGTGAACGCGGCATCACGCTTTCCGGCGGACAGCGCCAGCGGCTCACCATCGCCCGGGCCCTCGTCCTCGACGCCCCGATCCTCATCCTCGACGACGCCCTCGCCATGGTGGACACCCGCACCGAGGAGGCCATCCTGAACAGCCTTTTCAGCATGCGGCGCGGCAGAACCAATCTGATCGTGTCGCACCGTGTCTCCACCATCCGGCGGGCCGACCGCATCCTCGTACTCGACGAGGGGCGGCTGGTGGAGGAGGGCGACCACACCTCCCTTTTGCGCCGCCGCGGGCTCTATGCCGCCCTCTACGAGAAGGAGCTTCTCTCCCGGTCCCTCGAAACGGAGGCCGACGCATGA
- a CDS encoding Enoyl-CoA hydratase/isomerase family protein, with product MNFQTIHMKIEDRVGILTLDRPEERNAMTVQMSHDFRAAVSAAAADPRIKVLVLTGAGSAFCAGADLAMLSEWTRKDAAAVQETLSAFYSRFLALTDLTIPTIAAVNGPAIGAGACLAMACDLRFAAAEAIIGFTFIKLGLNPGMGAEYWLSRTAGPGKALQLLMTGEILSAEKALTLGLLNQVTAGTSLNDTVMDLACTIAAQPAAPIRTIKEIVRAAPHSELRDVLRMESDRQSRFFQGSNVVEGIEALRENRPPRFVDEVFDTADSFKKHID from the coding sequence TTGAACTTTCAGACCATCCACATGAAGATCGAAGACCGGGTCGGGATCCTGACGCTCGATCGCCCTGAAGAACGGAATGCCATGACCGTGCAGATGTCCCACGATTTCCGGGCGGCCGTATCCGCCGCCGCCGCGGACCCGCGGATCAAGGTGCTGGTTCTGACAGGGGCCGGCAGCGCCTTCTGTGCGGGAGCGGATCTCGCCATGCTCTCGGAATGGACACGGAAAGACGCTGCTGCCGTGCAGGAGACATTGAGCGCCTTTTACAGCCGATTTCTGGCCCTGACCGACCTGACCATTCCAACCATCGCGGCTGTGAACGGCCCGGCCATCGGCGCCGGCGCCTGTCTGGCGATGGCCTGCGATCTTCGCTTCGCAGCGGCGGAGGCGATCATCGGTTTCACCTTCATTAAACTGGGGCTCAATCCCGGCATGGGAGCCGAGTACTGGCTTTCCCGCACCGCCGGACCCGGCAAAGCCCTGCAGCTTCTCATGACAGGAGAGATTCTTTCGGCGGAAAAGGCGCTTACACTGGGACTGTTGAATCAGGTGACCGCCGGAACATCCCTGAACGATACCGTCATGGATCTGGCTTGCACAATCGCCGCCCAACCCGCGGCGCCGATCCGGACGATCAAGGAGATCGTCCGCGCAGCGCCGCACAGTGAACTCCGTGATGTCCTTCGGATGGAATCCGATCGGCAGAGCCGTTTTTTTCAGGGGTCCAACGTCGTCGAAGGGATCGAGGCCCTGCGTGAAAACCGGCCCCCCCGGTTTGTTGACGAGGTATTCGACACTGCGGATTCCTTTAAAAAACATATAGATTGA